A portion of the Stigmatella aurantiaca DW4/3-1 genome contains these proteins:
- a CDS encoding DUF2269 family protein → MSLLVLLRLVHLVAVVVFLGDIAVTAVWRLLADRTREPRVIVYALRLVLFTDKYLLMPSVLVLVVTGFLSAHLQGISLWSNPFYALGQILFMASGVLWNVVLRPVQSRQLGLAESLGASEALFADYLLLTKKWLRWGLLTMACAFGSMVLMVLAGARGSP, encoded by the coding sequence ATGAGCCTCCTCGTTCTGCTCAGGCTCGTGCACTTGGTCGCCGTGGTGGTGTTCCTGGGCGACATCGCCGTGACGGCCGTCTGGAGATTGCTCGCGGACCGGACCCGGGAGCCCCGGGTCATCGTCTATGCCCTGCGTCTGGTCCTGTTCACCGACAAGTATCTGCTGATGCCGAGCGTGCTGGTGCTCGTCGTCACGGGGTTCCTGAGCGCGCATCTCCAGGGCATCTCGCTCTGGTCAAACCCCTTTTACGCGCTGGGGCAGATCCTCTTCATGGCGTCCGGTGTGCTCTGGAACGTCGTGCTCCGTCCCGTGCAGAGCCGCCAGTTGGGCCTCGCCGAGTCCCTCGGCGCCTCGGAAGCGCTCTTCGCGGACTACTTGCTGCTCACGAAGAAGTGGCTCCGCTGGGGCCTCCTGACGATGGCGTGCGCCTTTGGGTCCATGGTCCTGATGGTGCTGGCGGGGGCCAGAGGCTCACCGTAG